The Zingiber officinale cultivar Zhangliang chromosome 9A, Zo_v1.1, whole genome shotgun sequence genome window below encodes:
- the LOC122018776 gene encoding probable folate-biopterin transporter 7 isoform X2, with protein MCSIVHLNLFVKGSRDLFLLRYRALLQVLSWIAIATLPATYLSIPILTLFLLLGNLGASIAEVANDAIVAEAGKQPHTPSESGQLQSFVHMIGSIGGGLGNLLGGLALSHVPPKTMFLFFAVLLVIQYLLTISVSESSLNLPKKISHQSKSTSIWNQISELGVALHKPEIYHSIMWFSTSYAIVPLLNGTMFFYQTQYLNLPSSVIGFSKVFGQVALLTWSIAYNKQFKKFPAKKILFALQSTVAMFMVSDVFFVKGTYRAMGIPDSVYVVIFSGLSEALLFFKILPSSVLMAAMCPAGCEASVMAFLMSAIALANIISGYFGVALAASVGVSAADNFSYFPVAILIQAFCTLLPLCLISWVPDVSRPVKKED; from the exons ATGTGCTCCATTGTTCATTTAAATCTGTTTGTAAAAGGGAGCAGAGATTTGTTCCTCTTAAGATATAGAG CACTTTTGCAGGTACTCTCATGGATTGCAATTGCTACGTTACCTGCAACATACCTCTCTATTCCCATCCTCACTCTCTTTCTCCTCCTTGGAAACCTTGGAGCCTCTATAGCTGAGGTTGCCAACGATGCCATTGTTGCTGAGGCTGGAAAGCAACCACATACTCCATCAGAATCTGGTCAGCTTCAGTCCTTCgttcatatgattggctctattGGAGGCGGTCTTGGAAATCTCCTTGGTGGCCTTGCCCTCAGTCACGTCCCTCCAAAAACTATGTTCCTCTTCTTTGCGGTCCTACTGGTTATCCAATACTTGTTGACGATCAGCGTCTCCGAGAGTTCGCTTAACCTTCCCAAGAAGATAAGCCATCAATCAAAATCAACTAGCATCTGGAACCAGATATCAGAATTAGGCGTTGCTCTTCACAAGCCAGAAATTTATCATTCCATCATGTGGTTTTCAACATCTTATGCTATTGTCCCGCTGTTGAATGGCACTATGTTCTTCTACCAGACTCAGTACCTAAATCTCCCGTCCTCGGTCATTGGCTTCTCCAAGGTCTTTGGTCAAGTCGCATTGCTCACCTGGAGTATCGCCTATAACAAGCAATTCAAGAAGTTCCctgcaaagaaaattttattcGCCTTGCAGTCCACTGTCGCTATGTTCATGGTATCCGATGTCTTTTTCGTCAAAGGGACTTACCGAGCTATGGGGATTCCAGACTCGGTGTACGTGGTGATCTTCTCAGGATTATCTGAAGCTTTGCTCTTCTTCAAGATTCTTCCTAGTAGCGTGCTCATGGCAGCTATGTGCCCGGCTGGGTGTGAAGCGTCAGTCATGGCATTTCTGATGTCAGCAATAGCGCTTGCTAACATAATCAGTGGCTACTTCGGGGTGGCTCTTGCTGCATCAGTTGGAGTATCTGCTGCTGATAATTTCTCATATTTTCCGGTTGCAATCCTAATACAAGCCTTTTGCACGCTGCTGCCTCTCTGTTTGATATCGTGGGTCCCAGATGTCAGCAGGCCTGTGAAGAAAGAAGATTAG
- the LOC122018776 gene encoding probable folate-biopterin transporter 7 isoform X1 has product MGANGQEALLRKVLGMGFLVQGFRCFPWLGVNYFLIDGLGVAASSLQILQNSANLPMVAKPLIGILSDAISINGQHRLPYVAIGALLQVLSWIAIATLPATYLSIPILTLFLLLGNLGASIAEVANDAIVAEAGKQPHTPSESGQLQSFVHMIGSIGGGLGNLLGGLALSHVPPKTMFLFFAVLLVIQYLLTISVSESSLNLPKKISHQSKSTSIWNQISELGVALHKPEIYHSIMWFSTSYAIVPLLNGTMFFYQTQYLNLPSSVIGFSKVFGQVALLTWSIAYNKQFKKFPAKKILFALQSTVAMFMVSDVFFVKGTYRAMGIPDSVYVVIFSGLSEALLFFKILPSSVLMAAMCPAGCEASVMAFLMSAIALANIISGYFGVALAASVGVSAADNFSYFPVAILIQAFCTLLPLCLISWVPDVSRPVKKED; this is encoded by the exons ATGGGCGCCAATGGGCAGGAGGCGTTGTTGAGGAAGGTGTTGGGCATGGGGTTCCTGGTCCAGGGCTTCCGGTGCTTCCCGTGGCTTGGCGTGAACTACTTTCTCATAGACGGGCTCGGCGTCGCCGCCTCGTCGCTTCAGATCCTTCAGAACTCCGCCAACCTCCCCATGGTGGCCAAGCCCCTCATCGGCATCCTTTCCGATGCCATCAGCATCAACGGCCAGCACCGCCTCCCCTACGTGGCCATCGGAG CACTTTTGCAGGTACTCTCATGGATTGCAATTGCTACGTTACCTGCAACATACCTCTCTATTCCCATCCTCACTCTCTTTCTCCTCCTTGGAAACCTTGGAGCCTCTATAGCTGAGGTTGCCAACGATGCCATTGTTGCTGAGGCTGGAAAGCAACCACATACTCCATCAGAATCTGGTCAGCTTCAGTCCTTCgttcatatgattggctctattGGAGGCGGTCTTGGAAATCTCCTTGGTGGCCTTGCCCTCAGTCACGTCCCTCCAAAAACTATGTTCCTCTTCTTTGCGGTCCTACTGGTTATCCAATACTTGTTGACGATCAGCGTCTCCGAGAGTTCGCTTAACCTTCCCAAGAAGATAAGCCATCAATCAAAATCAACTAGCATCTGGAACCAGATATCAGAATTAGGCGTTGCTCTTCACAAGCCAGAAATTTATCATTCCATCATGTGGTTTTCAACATCTTATGCTATTGTCCCGCTGTTGAATGGCACTATGTTCTTCTACCAGACTCAGTACCTAAATCTCCCGTCCTCGGTCATTGGCTTCTCCAAGGTCTTTGGTCAAGTCGCATTGCTCACCTGGAGTATCGCCTATAACAAGCAATTCAAGAAGTTCCctgcaaagaaaattttattcGCCTTGCAGTCCACTGTCGCTATGTTCATGGTATCCGATGTCTTTTTCGTCAAAGGGACTTACCGAGCTATGGGGATTCCAGACTCGGTGTACGTGGTGATCTTCTCAGGATTATCTGAAGCTTTGCTCTTCTTCAAGATTCTTCCTAGTAGCGTGCTCATGGCAGCTATGTGCCCGGCTGGGTGTGAAGCGTCAGTCATGGCATTTCTGATGTCAGCAATAGCGCTTGCTAACATAATCAGTGGCTACTTCGGGGTGGCTCTTGCTGCATCAGTTGGAGTATCTGCTGCTGATAATTTCTCATATTTTCCGGTTGCAATCCTAATACAAGCCTTTTGCACGCTGCTGCCTCTCTGTTTGATATCGTGGGTCCCAGATGTCAGCAGGCCTGTGAAGAAAGAAGATTAG